A region from the Solibacillus sp. FSL H8-0523 genome encodes:
- a CDS encoding amino acid ABC transporter ATP-binding protein, which translates to MSVVIDIQHLNKKFGTHEVLKDVNFQVNKGEVVTLIGSSGSGKSTLLRCINLLETPTAGEIIYNGDNILNEGHNIEKYRTHLGMVFQQFNLFNNLDVINNCIVGQIKVLKRSKEQAEQNAMKYLELVGMSAYKNAKPRHLSGGQKQRVAIARALAMDPDVMLFDEPTSALDPEMVGEVLKVMRHLADQGNTMLIVTHEMEFAKEVSDRIVFMDKGVIVEEGHPSEVLVNPQHDRTKEFLKRTLK; encoded by the coding sequence ATGTCGGTTGTGATTGATATTCAACATTTAAATAAAAAATTCGGCACGCACGAAGTATTAAAAGACGTGAATTTCCAAGTAAATAAAGGGGAAGTGGTTACGTTAATCGGGTCATCAGGATCTGGTAAATCAACACTTCTGCGTTGCATAAATTTACTCGAAACACCTACAGCAGGTGAGATTATTTATAACGGCGACAATATTCTAAACGAAGGCCATAACATCGAGAAATACCGTACACATCTAGGGATGGTCTTCCAGCAGTTTAACTTATTTAATAACTTAGATGTAATAAACAACTGTATCGTTGGACAAATAAAAGTATTGAAACGCTCAAAAGAACAGGCCGAGCAAAATGCGATGAAGTATTTAGAGCTTGTTGGGATGAGTGCTTATAAAAATGCCAAGCCACGACATTTATCAGGTGGGCAAAAACAGCGTGTTGCGATTGCACGTGCACTCGCAATGGACCCGGATGTAATGCTATTTGATGAACCAACTTCAGCGCTTGACCCAGAAATGGTTGGGGAAGTATTAAAGGTCATGCGTCACCTAGCCGATCAGGGCAACACGATGTTAATCGTTACGCATGAAATGGAGTTCGCAAAAGAAGTATCCGACCGCATTGTCTTTATGGATAAAGGGGTTATTGTAGAAGAAGGCCATCCAAGTGAGGTTTTAGTAAATCCACAGCATGACCGAACGAAGGAATTCTTGAAGCGAACGTTGAAATAG
- a CDS encoding DUF6501 family protein, translated as MLHLKWKDAPTIRTVKCVHTNASKFLVSNVLTVGKEYEVKNETEEFLFVIDNSGEVGGFYKEYFA; from the coding sequence ATGTTACATTTAAAATGGAAAGATGCACCGACAATCCGCACAGTGAAATGTGTTCATACAAACGCATCAAAGTTTTTAGTGTCAAACGTATTAACGGTTGGTAAAGAGTATGAAGTGAAAAACGAAACAGAAGAATTCTTATTCGTTATCGACAACTCAGGCGAAGTTGGCGGCTTTTACAAAGAGTACTTTGCTTAA
- a CDS encoding toxic anion resistance protein — MNNNPFEAFTNTDNVDIQVSKDQFAVNVANKATSPLFASLSNHMKQRALEHALNLEPKHYEDVLSFGLPAQEALKKFTSQMLNYIQRKDVRKVGDVLNDLLHHLELIDPDALIEEEKGFFARLFSKPKQSIQEVMTQYNKLSKRIDRLGIQLEHNQHALLSDYQFLNELYAMNEDYFQEINIYIASLEIKKQHLFDVVLPTLEESALTSDDPFKKHELKDVHMQIEWLDRRMYDLELSREVAIQYAPQIRLIQQTNQMLLEKIQTSIMTTIPLWQQQISMLLSMNNQRRAMQSQERLMNASEQMMKKSSKMMDVQKNNKRPALSHTDVDRFKATQMQLLKDIEDTLRMQVQTDEKRHEIEHTILEQK, encoded by the coding sequence ATGAACAATAACCCTTTTGAAGCGTTCACGAACACAGATAACGTGGATATTCAAGTAAGTAAAGATCAATTTGCGGTGAATGTTGCGAACAAGGCAACATCACCGCTTTTCGCATCACTCTCGAACCATATGAAGCAGCGTGCACTAGAGCATGCGCTAAATTTAGAGCCGAAACACTATGAGGATGTGCTGTCATTTGGCCTCCCTGCACAGGAAGCGTTGAAAAAATTCACCTCTCAAATGCTCAATTACATACAGCGAAAAGATGTGCGTAAGGTCGGTGATGTATTAAACGATTTATTGCATCATTTAGAGCTTATCGATCCAGATGCACTCATTGAAGAGGAGAAAGGCTTTTTTGCACGGTTGTTCAGTAAACCAAAGCAGTCTATCCAGGAAGTGATGACGCAGTACAACAAGCTTTCTAAGCGCATTGACCGCCTCGGCATTCAGCTTGAGCATAATCAGCACGCCCTACTTAGTGATTATCAATTCCTAAATGAATTATATGCAATGAACGAGGATTACTTTCAAGAAATCAATATTTATATTGCATCACTTGAGATAAAAAAACAGCACCTTTTTGATGTTGTTCTGCCAACGCTTGAAGAAAGTGCCCTAACGAGTGACGATCCCTTTAAAAAGCACGAATTAAAGGACGTTCATATGCAAATCGAATGGCTAGACCGTCGCATGTATGATTTAGAATTGTCGCGTGAAGTGGCCATCCAGTATGCCCCGCAAATTCGCTTAATTCAGCAAACGAACCAAATGTTGCTAGAAAAGATTCAAACATCGATTATGACGACTATTCCGCTATGGCAGCAGCAAATTAGTATGCTCCTAAGCATGAATAACCAGCGCCGCGCAATGCAGTCACAGGAGCGCTTAATGAATGCCTCAGAACAGATGATGAAAAAGAGTAGTAAAATGATGGACGTTCAAAAAAACAACAAACGCCCTGCCCTATCCCACACTGACGTAGATCGCTTTAAGGCGACACAAATGCAGCTGTTGAAGGATATTGAAGATACACTACGTATGCAAGTGCAAACAGATGAAAAACGCCATGAGATTGAGCATACGATTCTTGAACAAAAATAA
- a CDS encoding 5-bromo-4-chloroindolyl phosphate hydrolysis family protein produces MLGPTNFLTRHLLNFIGAFTVFGVSIINISGAAGLLSIPLAVVAYYASNKITFAVQKSSQSKKIGISKSEYTLIDAQLKQAKSHVQALNQQYVRVRSVRSFKQINEMSKLAKRIINLVQTNPQKFYAVEDFFYAHLPSAVELSDKYTLLTKEQIPSTDVHLALEDTRKTLKELQVTMEDDLKSALSSDIENLKIELDFAKMSNEKRKDRLKIGGE; encoded by the coding sequence ATGCTTGGTCCTACTAACTTTTTAACAAGACATTTATTAAATTTTATTGGAGCATTTACGGTTTTTGGTGTTTCCATTATTAACATTTCTGGCGCAGCTGGTCTATTATCGATACCTCTTGCTGTCGTTGCCTACTATGCGAGTAATAAAATTACGTTTGCTGTGCAAAAATCCAGCCAAAGTAAAAAAATCGGTATTTCTAAATCCGAGTACACGTTAATTGATGCACAGTTAAAACAAGCAAAATCTCATGTACAAGCATTAAATCAGCAATATGTACGCGTACGATCAGTTCGTTCATTTAAACAAATTAATGAAATGTCTAAGCTTGCAAAACGCATTATTAACCTTGTGCAAACAAATCCGCAAAAGTTCTATGCGGTTGAAGATTTCTTCTATGCGCATTTACCAAGTGCGGTCGAGCTTTCTGATAAATATACGTTACTAACAAAAGAGCAAATTCCTAGTACAGATGTTCATTTAGCGTTAGAAGATACGCGTAAAACGTTAAAAGAACTACAAGTGACGATGGAAGATGATTTAAAGAGTGCGCTATCGAGTGACATTGAAAACTTAAAAATCGAATTAGATTTTGCGAAAATGTCAAACGAAAAGCGGAAAGATCGATTAAAAATCGGCGGTGAATAG
- a CDS encoding methyl-accepting chemotaxis protein, protein MFSALKPKAELQDLFERGTDLPATGRFHQTLTFNNFKQQNQADLKHLYDRVSEMSPTMHEIFNRYLVEIAPNGKNPISESQIDRYLKNFFLAERNDEYVDQTLKFFNLLRQNRFEAGKLIVVFNQFSFYITTHVLHHFGMKPHIAFKYMKSVSAAVNIEQELLTEVMTERLLENVIEELASLTDANANIMYMKDLIQRLDTQSNDIASSTAASQELAASIAEIARSSTNIAEKTNESVENAARGKEAIEHALQEIFTTEETFTEIVHSFKELQKHVDEIENVVTLINQIADQTNLLALNASIEAARAGEHGKGFAVVAQEVRKLAENTVSALGQVSTNVQSLKSYSNNVATSISETTTIIRDATDEAKESLPMLNSIVDIIESINSDVTATAAASQEQAASIDEISVRMVQISNLQEDIRDFGNDTSRDIHKLGQEITRFRNEITTSNNVQLSSISLLLLSKADHILWKWRVYNMFLGLEKLSPSEVSSHRDCRLGKWYLSDKTKQRFGNHASYRELDRHHEQVHISAKSAVEAFNAGNIEKAEQHLHEIEGASKQVISYINDLISVIEKERLMH, encoded by the coding sequence ATGTTTTCTGCGTTAAAACCAAAAGCTGAATTACAAGATTTATTTGAACGAGGTACAGATTTACCTGCAACAGGTCGCTTCCATCAAACCTTAACATTTAATAATTTTAAGCAACAAAACCAGGCTGATTTAAAACATCTGTATGACCGTGTTTCAGAAATGTCCCCAACAATGCATGAAATTTTTAATAGGTATTTAGTCGAAATTGCGCCAAATGGTAAAAATCCAATTTCAGAGAGCCAAATCGATCGCTATTTAAAAAATTTTTTCTTAGCAGAACGAAACGATGAATATGTGGATCAAACATTGAAATTCTTCAACTTACTGCGCCAAAATCGTTTTGAGGCAGGAAAGTTAATTGTTGTCTTTAACCAATTTTCATTTTATATTACCACACATGTGTTACATCATTTTGGGATGAAACCACATATTGCCTTTAAATATATGAAATCAGTTTCTGCTGCAGTCAACATTGAGCAGGAATTATTAACTGAAGTCATGACAGAGCGTTTACTTGAAAACGTCATTGAAGAGCTTGCATCATTAACGGATGCAAATGCCAACATTATGTATATGAAGGATCTGATTCAACGTCTTGATACGCAGTCAAATGATATTGCGAGCTCAACGGCGGCCTCGCAAGAACTAGCAGCTTCGATTGCAGAGATTGCCCGTTCTTCTACAAATATTGCCGAAAAAACGAATGAGTCTGTAGAAAATGCTGCACGCGGTAAAGAAGCGATTGAGCATGCCCTACAAGAAATCTTTACAACTGAAGAAACCTTTACGGAAATTGTACATAGCTTTAAAGAACTACAAAAACATGTTGATGAAATTGAAAATGTTGTCACATTAATTAACCAAATCGCAGACCAAACGAATTTGTTAGCGTTAAATGCATCGATTGAGGCTGCCCGCGCTGGAGAACATGGTAAAGGCTTTGCTGTTGTTGCACAGGAAGTTCGTAAATTAGCTGAAAATACGGTTTCTGCATTAGGCCAAGTTTCAACGAACGTTCAGTCGTTAAAATCTTACTCAAACAATGTTGCTACATCGATTTCAGAAACAACGACAATTATTCGTGATGCAACCGACGAAGCGAAAGAATCCTTGCCGATGTTAAACTCAATCGTTGATATTATCGAAAGCATCAATAGTGACGTAACGGCTACAGCTGCTGCATCTCAGGAGCAGGCTGCTTCGATTGATGAAATTTCTGTGCGCATGGTACAAATTTCAAACTTGCAAGAAGATATCCGTGATTTCGGGAATGATACATCACGCGATATTCACAAATTAGGGCAAGAGATTACCCGCTTCCGTAATGAAATTACAACGAGCAATAATGTACAGCTATCAAGTATTTCACTTTTATTATTATCAAAAGCCGACCATATTTTATGGAAATGGCGCGTCTACAATATGTTCCTAGGTTTAGAAAAACTATCGCCATCTGAAGTATCGTCGCACCGTGATTGTCGTTTAGGAAAATGGTATTTGTCTGATAAAACAAAACAACGCTTCGGCAACCATGCTTCCTACCGCGAGCTAGACCGTCACCACGAACAAGTGCATATTTCTGCTAAGTCGGCTGTAGAAGCATTCAATGCCGGCAACATTGAAAAAGCAGAACAGCATTTACATGAAATTGAAGGTGCTTCCAAGCAAGTGATTAGCTATATTAACGATTTAATTAGCGTGATTGAAAAAGAGCGTTTAATGCATTAA
- a CDS encoding DUF1033 family protein — MYKIIYMKADYEPWWQFEGWEEYIISELSFDNEQAFQFALSQLVTDFRARYENETCKQGRFYAFWSDDETEFCEACDDDAQIYHGIIVSASEGIQI; from the coding sequence ATGTATAAAATTATTTATATGAAAGCAGATTACGAGCCTTGGTGGCAGTTTGAAGGATGGGAAGAGTATATTATTTCAGAATTAAGCTTTGACAATGAGCAAGCATTTCAGTTCGCGTTGTCCCAACTAGTAACCGATTTTAGAGCGCGCTATGAAAATGAAACATGTAAACAGGGCCGCTTCTACGCTTTCTGGTCTGACGATGAAACAGAATTTTGTGAAGCATGTGATGATGATGCACAAATTTATCACGGTATTATCGTTTCTGCATCTGAAGGAATCCAGATTTAA
- a CDS encoding cold-shock protein, whose amino-acid sequence MKQGTVKWFNAEKGFGFIEVEGGTDVFVHFSAIQGDGYKSLEEGQRVEFEVEDGNRGPQATNVTKL is encoded by the coding sequence ATGAAACAAGGTACAGTAAAATGGTTTAACGCAGAAAAAGGTTTTGGCTTTATCGAAGTAGAAGGTGGAACGGATGTATTCGTACACTTTTCAGCAATTCAAGGTGATGGCTATAAATCATTAGAAGAAGGCCAACGCGTAGAATTCGAAGTGGAAGACGGTAATCGTGGACCACAAGCAACAAACGTAACAAAACTATAA
- a CDS encoding ATP-binding cassette domain-containing protein encodes MIQVSNVGLRYGDRKLFDDVNIKFNPGNCYGLIGANGAGKSTFLKILSGDIEAQEGNVSMGKDERLSVLRQNHFEYDEFSVLDTVVMGNKRLWEVKAEKDAIYMKEEFSDEDGMRAAELEGEFADMNGWEAESDAAQLLSGLGIGENLHDMKMADLEGSDKVKVLLAQALFGKPDVLLLDEPTNHLDIKAIKWLEEFLMNFENTVIVVSHDRHFLNKVCTHIADLDFGKIKLYVGNYDFWYESSQLAQKLMADQNSKKEEKIKELKDFIARFSANASKSSQATSRKKMLDKIELDDIQPSSRKYPFINFQIGREIGNDVLTVDGLSASHEGETLFKDIRFSLNKDDKIILLGNTIAKSALMDILMERKEADAGTFKWGVTTTQSYFEMDHDQYFAGGEKSLVDWLRPYSPDDETESFLRGFLGRMLFSGEEVKKSPGVLSGGEKVRCMLSKMMLNNANVILLDEPTNHLDLESIQALNEGLIRFKGAMIFTSHDHQFIQTIANRVIEIREDGSILDKPLTYDEYLDWKEKEGLK; translated from the coding sequence ATGATTCAAGTATCAAACGTAGGTCTACGCTATGGTGACCGCAAATTATTTGACGACGTAAACATTAAATTCAATCCAGGTAACTGTTACGGCCTTATTGGGGCAAACGGTGCTGGTAAATCAACATTCTTAAAAATCTTATCTGGTGACATCGAAGCACAAGAAGGTAACGTGTCAATGGGTAAAGACGAGCGTTTATCTGTACTTCGCCAAAACCACTTCGAGTACGATGAATTCTCAGTACTTGATACAGTTGTAATGGGTAACAAACGTCTTTGGGAAGTAAAAGCTGAAAAAGACGCAATCTACATGAAGGAAGAGTTTTCTGATGAAGACGGCATGCGTGCTGCTGAATTAGAAGGCGAATTCGCGGACATGAACGGTTGGGAAGCTGAATCTGATGCTGCACAACTTTTAAGCGGTTTAGGCATTGGTGAAAACCTACATGACATGAAAATGGCTGACTTAGAAGGGTCAGACAAAGTAAAAGTATTACTTGCACAAGCATTATTCGGTAAGCCAGACGTTCTATTACTAGATGAGCCTACCAACCACTTAGACATCAAAGCAATCAAATGGTTAGAAGAGTTCTTAATGAACTTTGAAAACACTGTCATCGTTGTATCGCATGACCGTCACTTCTTAAACAAAGTATGTACACATATCGCTGACTTAGACTTCGGTAAAATCAAGCTTTATGTTGGTAACTATGATTTCTGGTATGAGTCTTCTCAATTAGCACAAAAGTTAATGGCTGACCAAAACTCGAAAAAAGAAGAAAAAATTAAAGAGTTAAAAGACTTCATTGCCCGCTTCTCTGCGAATGCATCGAAATCTTCTCAAGCAACATCTCGTAAAAAAATGTTAGACAAAATCGAGCTAGATGATATCCAACCATCAAGCCGTAAATACCCATTCATCAACTTCCAAATCGGCCGTGAAATCGGTAATGACGTATTAACAGTTGATGGACTGTCTGCATCTCATGAAGGCGAAACATTATTCAAGGATATTCGTTTCTCTCTAAACAAAGATGACAAAATCATTTTATTAGGTAACACAATTGCGAAGTCTGCATTAATGGATATCTTAATGGAACGTAAAGAAGCAGATGCTGGTACATTCAAATGGGGCGTTACGACAACGCAAAGCTACTTTGAAATGGATCACGATCAATACTTCGCTGGTGGCGAAAAGTCATTAGTTGACTGGTTACGCCCATACTCTCCAGATGATGAAACAGAATCGTTCTTACGTGGCTTCTTAGGCCGTATGTTATTCTCTGGTGAAGAAGTGAAGAAATCTCCTGGTGTTTTATCAGGTGGTGAAAAAGTACGTTGTATGCTTTCAAAAATGATGCTTAACAACGCCAACGTTATTCTTTTAGATGAGCCTACCAACCACTTAGACCTTGAATCAATTCAAGCGCTAAATGAAGGCTTAATTCGCTTTAAAGGTGCGATGATTTTCACATCTCATGACCACCAATTCATCCAAACAATTGCTAACCGTGTAATTGAAATCCGTGAAGATGGCTCAATTTTAGATAAGCCATTAACATACGATGAATATTTAGATTGGAAAGAAAAAGAAGGCCTAAAATAA
- a CDS encoding erythromycin esterase family protein: MTNKLIQAIVEHSLPLNDTSLTKMVEAIGDAKIVMIGEASHGTSEFYEIRAELSKKLITEKGFQLIAVEGDWPSAQAVNQYVKGYSAKGETAKDVLIKAFNRWPTWMWANEEVANFSEWLKEINVNREQKVGFYGIDLYSLFESVDEVLKFLSNNPQHQVDLEHAKKAFTCFEPYNRMPEHYALSTAQFSDECIDEVASLLHSLRNHQHQYSSGQEEDLNVMMNALVAKNAEAYYREMIADENSWNTRDYHMVEAIHELRTYYGDDTKIIVWEHNTHIGDASETDMKNENLINVGQVIRAQIGKENTYAIGFGTYEGTVIASDRWGDPFEEITVPPAPLSKWEGQLHAASPDDKVLLFNDTNRKLFNDWIGHRAIGVVYDPAYEAYGNYVPSRVGSRYDAFIYIDHTTALHPFKQ, translated from the coding sequence ATGACAAATAAATTAATTCAGGCGATTGTAGAACATTCCTTACCACTAAACGATACAAGCTTAACTAAAATGGTAGAAGCGATTGGAGATGCAAAGATTGTGATGATCGGCGAAGCGTCTCACGGCACATCCGAGTTTTATGAAATTCGCGCGGAGCTTTCAAAAAAATTAATTACTGAAAAGGGCTTTCAACTGATTGCCGTTGAAGGAGATTGGCCATCCGCGCAAGCAGTGAACCAATATGTGAAGGGCTACAGCGCTAAAGGTGAAACGGCAAAAGATGTTTTAATAAAAGCTTTTAATCGGTGGCCTACTTGGATGTGGGCAAATGAAGAAGTTGCAAATTTTTCAGAGTGGCTTAAAGAAATCAATGTCAATCGCGAACAAAAAGTAGGCTTTTATGGCATCGATTTGTATAGCCTATTCGAATCCGTAGATGAAGTATTGAAGTTTTTATCGAATAATCCACAGCATCAGGTTGATTTAGAGCACGCAAAAAAGGCTTTTACTTGCTTTGAGCCGTACAATCGCATGCCTGAACACTACGCCCTTTCTACAGCTCAGTTTTCTGATGAATGTATCGATGAAGTCGCTAGCTTATTACACTCATTACGAAATCATCAGCACCAGTATTCGAGTGGGCAGGAAGAGGATTTAAATGTCATGATGAATGCGCTCGTCGCAAAAAATGCAGAAGCGTACTACCGAGAAATGATAGCCGATGAAAACTCGTGGAATACGCGCGATTATCATATGGTGGAAGCGATTCATGAATTACGCACCTATTACGGCGATGATACAAAGATTATCGTTTGGGAACATAACACACATATCGGCGATGCTTCTGAGACAGACATGAAAAATGAAAACCTCATCAATGTCGGTCAAGTAATTCGAGCGCAAATCGGAAAGGAAAACACTTATGCAATTGGTTTTGGCACGTATGAAGGCACTGTGATTGCCTCAGATCGTTGGGGTGACCCTTTTGAGGAAATCACCGTCCCACCTGCCCCACTCAGCAAATGGGAAGGTCAACTCCACGCAGCAAGTCCAGACGACAAAGTATTATTATTTAACGATACAAATAGAAAATTGTTTAACGATTGGATTGGTCACCGTGCGATTGGCGTTGTGTATGATCCTGCCTATGAAGCGTACGGAAATTACGTTCCTTCTAGAGTTGGGAGCAGGTATGATGCTTTCATTTACATCGACCATACGACCGCTTTACATCCTTTCAAACAATAA